In the genome of Acidobacteriota bacterium, one region contains:
- a CDS encoding DUF5063 domain-containing protein → MYKLAPQIESFADAASRYCAWVEAVETYSFEEVSHLRLLLAELHLGVLRLWPVKHGADIRIEALSHEEWKVIYSRLAQFELNYYWDVFNPLDSENTTSICSSLADDLADIYRDVKKGLACYDQGRLTEAAWEWRFLFEIHWGQHLTGAQRALHWYFTRVDILDLMG, encoded by the coding sequence AGCTTGCGCCTCAAATCGAATCCTTCGCCGATGCGGCCAGCCGCTACTGCGCGTGGGTGGAAGCGGTTGAAACCTATTCCTTTGAAGAAGTCTCCCACCTGCGGCTTCTCCTGGCGGAGTTGCATCTGGGTGTGTTGCGATTGTGGCCGGTCAAACATGGTGCTGATATCCGGATTGAAGCGCTTTCTCACGAGGAATGGAAAGTGATTTACTCCAGACTGGCCCAGTTTGAACTCAATTACTACTGGGATGTGTTTAACCCGCTCGATTCTGAAAACACAACTTCCATCTGCAGTAGCCTGGCCGACGATCTGGCTGACATCTATCGGGATGTAAAGAAAGGACTTGCTTGCTATGACCAGGGACGTTTGACTGAAGCTGCCTGGGAATGGCGCTTTTTGTTTGAAATCCATTGGGGACAACATTTGACCGGGGCGCAACGGGCGCTTCACTGGTATTTTACCAGGGTGGATATTCTGGATTTGATGGGCTGA
- a CDS encoding GNAT family N-acetyltransferase, whose amino-acid sequence MTFQPILRPATPEDIAWIVAQEQRSEFEAFIGHWSAETHLKNLTDPDKRYLMATDEAGQPGAYVILAGLTSPARSIELARIVVSQPGTGFGKPVLYKVIELAFSELNANRLWLDVFDDNVRARHTYQATGFYEEGTLREAVVKRDGNFGSLVIMSILAREYRAGLRL is encoded by the coding sequence ATGACATTTCAACCAATTCTCCGCCCTGCAACTCCGGAAGATATTGCCTGGATCGTAGCCCAGGAACAACGCTCTGAATTTGAAGCATTTATCGGTCACTGGTCGGCTGAAACACACCTGAAAAACCTGACAGACCCCGATAAACGCTACCTGATGGCGACTGACGAAGCCGGACAGCCCGGCGCCTACGTGATCCTGGCCGGGCTCACCTCACCCGCCCGAAGCATCGAACTGGCCCGGATTGTGGTCTCCCAACCCGGAACTGGGTTTGGGAAGCCGGTTTTATACAAAGTAATTGAGCTGGCGTTTTCTGAACTGAACGCCAATCGCCTCTGGCTGGACGTCTTTGATGACAACGTTCGTGCCCGTCACACCTATCAGGCAACTGGGTTTTATGAAGAAGGAACACTGCGCGAAGCCGTGGTCAAGCGAGATGGGAACTTTGGTTCACTGGTGATTATGTCCATCCTGGCCCGCGAATATCGTGCCGGGTTGAGATTGTGA
- a CDS encoding TetR/AcrR family transcriptional regulator: protein MEKQKKDRRTRRTRDMLGDALIELILEKHYDEITVQNVIDRANVGRATFYAHFRDKEDLFLSDFENLLDGVNRHIQLEQAGKAQIVPVRQLFSHLQDFHHLYRALAMSRKMELILKTGTDYLSKKIEHKLVSQSVSISVPPAILAHHIASTLFSMLKWWLESNMPYSPERMDEIFHELVAPGIQQTIGQKT from the coding sequence ATGGAAAAACAGAAAAAAGACCGGCGAACCCGTCGCACTCGCGATATGTTGGGAGACGCACTGATTGAGCTGATTCTGGAAAAGCACTATGACGAAATCACGGTGCAGAATGTAATTGACCGCGCCAATGTCGGACGGGCGACGTTTTACGCCCATTTCCGCGACAAAGAAGACCTCTTTCTGAGCGATTTCGAAAATCTTCTGGATGGAGTCAACCGGCACATCCAGTTGGAGCAGGCTGGCAAAGCTCAAATCGTCCCCGTTCGACAGCTCTTTAGCCACCTTCAGGACTTTCATCACCTGTATCGAGCCCTGGCGATGTCGCGAAAAATGGAGTTGATCCTAAAAACCGGGACGGACTACCTGAGCAAAAAGATCGAACACAAGCTGGTGTCACAATCTGTCTCGATATCCGTGCCGCCGGCGATTCTGGCACACCACATCGCCAGCACACTTTTTTCCATGCTGAAATGGTGGCTTGAAAGCAACATGCCCTATTCTCCAGAGCGAATGGATGAAATATTCCACGAACTGGTCGCACCAGGGATTCAACAGACAATCGGACAAAAAACATAA
- the tssH gene encoding type VI secretion system ATPase TssH codes for MNVNLKSLIGKLNPTCRAVLEASAGLCMQRTHYDVEIEHFLMKLLDVPNTDCVAIFRAFEVNQAQLGRDILRTLDRFKTGNGRTPALSPRIPQLIQEAWLVASVEFGVTSIRTGHLLLALLRNEQLARIGRETSRELLQISVEQLQRKFTEVTAGSLEAQAATTELNSPADQTQLNSQNQNSIKSAALDQFTIDLTAKARKGDIDPVLGRDFEIRQVIDILTRRRQNNPILTGEAGVGKTAVVEGLALRVAKGDVPEILKKVAIRTLDLGLLQAGAGIKGEFESRLKSVIDEVKASPQPIILFIDEAHTMIGAGGQAGQNDAANLLKPALARGELRTIAATTWAEYKKYFEKDAALARRFQVVKVEEPTEAKAMVMMRGIVESLETHHNVRILDEAIEAAVKLSHRYITGRQLPDKSVSVLDTACARVAIGQMATPPAIEDAERQIEQLTTEIRVLERETATGAAHDQRISDLTAQRAQVEETLSRLKDQLDKESALINRIRDIRTHLEALHHGEPTSDRELAKQSPDSLRTDLQWLQEELEAVQGETPLMQVCVTGQTIAEVISGWTGIPVGRMVTDEINAVLALKDRLEQRVVGQSHALESIAQRIRTSRASLTDPRRPVGVFLLVGPSGVGKTETALTLAETLYGGERNLITINMSEYQEAHTVSSLKGSPPGYVGYGEGGVLTEAVRRKPYSVVLLDEVEKAHPDVMELFYQVFDKGILEDGEGREIDFKNTVILLTSNVASDSMMLLCTDPEEPRPEPEVLVEAIRPALIKTFKPALLGRMVVVPYYPIADDVMRQIVTLQLGRIGRRLAENHNAAFSYDEAVVDEIVKRCTEVESGARNVDNILTGTMLPEMAEEVLARMAAGETLAQVHVGMTETGQFTYQVR; via the coding sequence ATGAATGTCAATCTTAAATCACTCATTGGTAAATTAAATCCAACGTGCCGGGCGGTGCTCGAAGCATCAGCCGGTTTGTGTATGCAACGAACCCACTACGACGTGGAAATCGAGCACTTCCTGATGAAGCTTCTGGATGTGCCCAACACCGATTGCGTCGCGATCTTTCGGGCGTTTGAAGTCAATCAGGCCCAGCTCGGACGCGATATTTTGCGGACGCTGGACCGCTTCAAGACCGGCAATGGGCGGACTCCGGCGCTCTCTCCGCGCATTCCACAACTGATTCAGGAAGCCTGGCTGGTGGCTTCGGTCGAGTTTGGTGTGACTTCCATTCGTACTGGTCACCTGCTGCTGGCACTGCTCCGAAATGAGCAACTGGCCCGTATTGGCCGCGAAACATCGCGCGAATTGCTCCAAATCTCAGTTGAACAGTTGCAGCGCAAGTTCACTGAAGTCACCGCTGGCTCGCTTGAAGCCCAGGCTGCCACAACTGAATTGAATTCACCGGCAGATCAAACTCAATTAAATTCGCAAAACCAAAATTCAATTAAATCAGCCGCGTTGGATCAATTCACGATTGATTTGACGGCGAAAGCACGCAAAGGCGATATTGATCCAGTGTTGGGCCGCGATTTCGAAATCCGGCAGGTGATTGATATTTTGACCCGTCGGCGACAAAACAACCCCATTTTGACGGGTGAAGCCGGGGTTGGTAAAACCGCGGTTGTCGAAGGGTTGGCGCTCCGGGTGGCCAAAGGCGATGTGCCCGAAATTCTGAAAAAAGTGGCGATTCGGACACTCGACCTGGGGCTCTTACAAGCTGGCGCTGGAATTAAAGGCGAATTTGAAAGCCGACTCAAGTCGGTCATTGACGAAGTGAAAGCGTCGCCGCAGCCAATCATTCTGTTTATTGACGAAGCGCACACCATGATTGGGGCTGGCGGTCAGGCTGGTCAAAACGATGCCGCCAACCTGCTCAAGCCCGCACTGGCTCGTGGGGAACTGCGCACGATTGCCGCCACAACCTGGGCGGAGTACAAAAAATATTTCGAAAAAGATGCCGCGCTGGCGCGACGCTTCCAGGTGGTCAAGGTCGAAGAACCAACCGAAGCCAAAGCCATGGTGATGATGCGAGGCATTGTTGAATCACTCGAAACCCACCACAACGTTCGGATTCTGGACGAAGCGATTGAAGCCGCCGTGAAACTTTCGCACCGTTACATTACCGGGCGGCAACTTCCAGATAAATCGGTGAGCGTGCTTGATACCGCCTGTGCCCGTGTCGCCATTGGACAGATGGCGACACCGCCAGCGATTGAAGATGCCGAACGCCAGATTGAGCAGTTGACGACCGAAATCCGTGTTTTGGAACGCGAAACCGCGACGGGTGCTGCGCATGACCAACGCATCAGCGACCTGACTGCTCAACGTGCCCAGGTCGAAGAAACGCTTTCACGTTTGAAAGATCAATTGGACAAGGAATCAGCCCTCATCAATCGAATTCGCGATATTCGAACCCACCTGGAAGCGCTTCATCACGGAGAGCCCACCTCAGACCGCGAACTGGCAAAACAAAGTCCAGACTCACTCCGCACCGATTTGCAGTGGCTCCAGGAAGAACTGGAAGCCGTTCAGGGAGAAACACCGCTGATGCAGGTTTGTGTGACCGGTCAAACCATTGCCGAAGTCATTTCCGGCTGGACTGGTATCCCGGTTGGTCGCATGGTCACCGATGAAATCAATGCCGTGCTGGCGCTCAAAGATCGTCTGGAACAACGCGTCGTGGGCCAGAGCCATGCCCTGGAAAGTATTGCCCAGCGAATTCGGACTTCACGGGCCAGTCTGACTGACCCACGGCGTCCGGTTGGGGTTTTCCTGCTGGTTGGGCCAAGCGGCGTCGGAAAAACCGAGACCGCGCTGACACTGGCCGAAACGCTCTATGGCGGCGAACGCAACCTGATCACGATCAATATGAGCGAATATCAGGAAGCCCACACCGTTTCATCGCTCAAGGGCTCGCCTCCAGGCTATGTCGGATATGGTGAAGGTGGCGTGCTGACCGAAGCCGTTCGCCGCAAACCCTATTCGGTGGTGCTGCTTGATGAAGTCGAAAAAGCCCATCCGGATGTGATGGAACTCTTTTATCAGGTCTTTGATAAAGGAATACTGGAAGATGGCGAAGGCCGCGAAATTGACTTCAAGAACACCGTGATTTTGCTGACCTCGAATGTGGCGAGCGATTCGATGATGCTGCTGTGTACCGATCCAGAAGAGCCACGACCGGAACCAGAAGTGCTGGTTGAAGCCATTCGCCCGGCACTGATCAAAACCTTCAAACCGGCCCTGCTTGGTCGAATGGTGGTTGTCCCTTATTATCCAATCGCAGATGATGTGATGCGCCAGATTGTGACGCTCCAACTGGGTCGGATTGGTCGTCGGCTGGCCGAAAATCACAATGCGGCTTTCAGTTATGACGAAGCCGTGGTGGATGAAATCGTCAAACGCTGCACCGAAGTCGAAAGTGGTGCTCGCAATGTAGATAACATTTTGACTGGAACCATGCTGCCGGAAATGGCGGAAGAAGTTCTGGCCAGAATGGCTGCCGGAGAGACCCTGGCTCAGGTTCATGTCGGTATGACTGAAACGGGTCAATTTACCTATCAGGTGCGGTAA
- a CDS encoding IPT/TIG domain-containing protein, with amino-acid sequence MIRRFYSSTVVFVFSLLLVGVGFFWTTGIPFHKVVLAKKQSAQPASPTITSITPNQTPKGTVPAKIRIAGTGLVAGSKVLFNQREVIGKVKPTTKKLIIKDLPADLLVEDRTYDVAVVTPEGLRSNTVSFKVGTGVGRTPSDIEITEPNSLLINTNAPTQLRVRVLDGTGVEIPNPSLTFETEDQTLASITAEGKLTALGPGVVAIRIRSGELSKTFSFQISSVATVSSGIFAESDMVLQGTTIFASDFANHVIRRSQAFQPMSDFAGRSGLSGDTDGTGESARFNAPLGIGLRNGTVYLVDTANRAIRQIEVASGSVKTILTEDDLVAAGLATSWEPRDIEIDGNEDLFITDAANHVIWQATPKGNGYRLGLLAGTLGQAGTLDGTGVSAQFDTPQRLTLVGRLLSVTQATDQIRQVALPGGAVKTIQSQIGVRRSDTALPLTDPRGITADADGTLYVAVPGNVKVVTIVDEQVTVRDLLPPGTVAQPVAVALDETGFYILDRANGQLVRAIFGKPAITTLAPPQVTAGNGSTEITIQGKNFSPGTQVFVGSDPVSIVKVVSPTQLQFTLPPQLFGESVTIRVRTSGGVTATTLNITGPNRPDAVSLEGYPESRSLKPGEQTTFTINIQRVNFTGSVGLSVSGLPTGVTAQFLPNPAISETAKLVVTASQTVPAGTFSLQVRGTASGVSVQSAVLSLGVNVDARVILGATPTFQTVTQGKGTFFNISLSRTNYTGTVNFSVTGAPAGSNPFFTLNQITGNSTSLRLELRPDVVPGTYQLKIEGTGAGEINVVPVVVTMRVLPIQPSVRLIVEPPQWSVLAGQGTTYLVILNRTEYLLPIRLKLEQIGGSQDAGVEAVLGGNDTTAFRLPAFVTSSPETPPGAYRFRITGTAEGAIIYDSNDFVFNVVPPPPIVQLSVDPLSQTVVQGQSTSYDVTITKVNYTGDVALIISGEIPPGTQIAPTPTGFQDRGLLQVRTSADTPVGEYQLFLNGLADGVGIQSIPFRLIVEAPSGVPRP; translated from the coding sequence ATGATACGACGATTTTATTCATCTACTGTGGTTTTTGTGTTCAGTCTGTTACTGGTCGGGGTAGGATTTTTTTGGACAACTGGAATACCATTTCACAAGGTTGTTCTGGCGAAAAAACAATCTGCTCAGCCGGCATCCCCAACCATCACCTCCATCACACCCAATCAAACACCAAAGGGAACTGTTCCAGCCAAAATACGCATTGCGGGGACTGGTTTGGTGGCTGGTTCAAAAGTGCTTTTCAACCAGCGTGAAGTCATCGGCAAGGTAAAACCCACCACCAAAAAATTGATTATCAAAGACCTTCCGGCTGATTTGCTGGTCGAAGACCGGACCTATGACGTCGCGGTGGTCACACCAGAAGGGCTTCGGTCAAACACGGTCAGTTTTAAAGTTGGTACGGGAGTTGGTAGAACTCCGTCTGATATTGAAATTACCGAACCGAATTCGCTCCTCATCAACACGAATGCGCCGACCCAACTTCGGGTCAGGGTCCTGGATGGCACTGGCGTCGAAATTCCAAACCCATCACTCACTTTTGAAACAGAAGACCAGACGCTGGCCAGCATTACCGCTGAAGGAAAGTTGACGGCTCTGGGCCCTGGCGTGGTGGCGATTCGCATTCGCTCTGGGGAATTGAGCAAAACCTTTTCATTCCAAATCAGTTCGGTGGCGACTGTATCGTCAGGGATTTTTGCCGAGAGCGATATGGTTTTGCAGGGAACAACCATTTTTGCCTCTGATTTTGCCAATCACGTCATTCGGCGTAGTCAGGCGTTCCAACCGATGAGCGATTTTGCCGGGCGGTCAGGACTCTCAGGTGATACTGATGGAACAGGTGAATCCGCCCGCTTCAATGCGCCGCTTGGAATTGGGCTTCGCAATGGAACTGTCTATCTGGTGGATACGGCCAATCGTGCCATTCGCCAGATTGAAGTTGCTTCTGGGTCCGTGAAAACCATTCTGACCGAAGATGATCTGGTTGCTGCCGGGCTGGCGACCAGTTGGGAACCACGTGATATTGAAATTGATGGAAACGAGGACCTCTTTATCACTGATGCCGCCAATCACGTCATCTGGCAGGCAACACCCAAAGGCAACGGCTATCGGCTTGGGTTGCTGGCTGGGACTTTAGGGCAGGCCGGAACTCTGGATGGAACCGGTGTTTCAGCTCAATTTGACACGCCGCAACGACTTACGCTGGTTGGGAGGCTTCTTTCCGTCACGCAGGCCACCGACCAAATTCGTCAGGTGGCTTTACCCGGCGGGGCCGTAAAAACGATTCAATCACAGATTGGAGTGCGGCGGTCTGACACCGCTTTGCCGTTGACGGATCCGCGCGGCATTACTGCTGATGCGGATGGAACCCTGTATGTGGCGGTTCCAGGCAACGTCAAAGTCGTAACAATTGTGGATGAACAGGTTACGGTTCGGGATTTGCTGCCGCCTGGGACCGTGGCCCAACCGGTTGCGGTTGCTCTGGATGAAACCGGGTTTTATATCCTGGATCGGGCCAATGGGCAGCTCGTTCGGGCAATTTTTGGAAAACCAGCCATCACGACACTCGCCCCACCTCAGGTCACTGCGGGCAATGGAAGCACCGAAATTACCATCCAGGGGAAAAATTTCTCGCCAGGGACACAGGTTTTTGTTGGAAGTGATCCGGTTTCAATCGTCAAGGTGGTCAGCCCAACCCAGCTTCAATTTACCCTGCCGCCACAACTCTTTGGCGAATCGGTGACGATTCGGGTTCGAACTTCAGGTGGGGTGACGGCAACAACCCTGAATATCACCGGTCCCAACCGGCCAGATGCCGTTTCGCTTGAAGGTTATCCCGAAAGCCGCTCGCTCAAACCTGGGGAACAGACGACCTTTACCATCAATATTCAGCGGGTGAATTTCACCGGCAGCGTCGGGCTTTCGGTGAGTGGCTTGCCCACCGGCGTGACCGCCCAGTTTTTGCCAAATCCAGCTATTTCAGAAACCGCAAAACTGGTGGTAACCGCTTCACAGACCGTTCCGGCTGGAACTTTTTCATTGCAGGTTCGCGGAACTGCCTCTGGTGTATCGGTTCAATCAGCCGTGCTTTCACTTGGGGTCAATGTGGATGCCAGGGTGATTCTGGGGGCGACTCCGACATTCCAAACCGTAACCCAGGGGAAAGGCACCTTTTTCAATATTTCGCTCAGCCGGACAAACTACACCGGCACGGTCAATTTCTCAGTGACCGGGGCACCAGCAGGTTCAAATCCATTTTTCACGCTCAATCAAATTACTGGTAATTCCACATCGCTTCGGCTTGAGCTTCGCCCAGATGTCGTACCCGGAACCTATCAACTTAAAATCGAAGGAACTGGTGCTGGTGAAATCAATGTGGTGCCAGTGGTCGTGACCATGCGGGTGCTGCCGATCCAGCCAAGTGTCAGGCTTATTGTGGAGCCGCCGCAATGGTCAGTGCTGGCCGGGCAGGGAACGACCTATCTCGTGATTTTGAATCGAACCGAGTACCTGTTGCCGATTCGGTTGAAGCTTGAACAAATCGGAGGCAGCCAGGATGCTGGGGTTGAAGCCGTCCTGGGTGGAAATGACACCACCGCGTTTCGATTACCAGCCTTTGTGACTTCATCTCCTGAAACTCCACCTGGTGCCTATCGGTTTCGAATCACGGGAACGGCTGAAGGGGCAATCATTTATGACTCGAATGATTTTGTATTTAATGTTGTCCCGCCCCCACCGATTGTTCAGTTGAGCGTGGATCCATTAAGCCAAACGGTTGTCCAGGGCCAAAGCACCAGCTATGACGTGACGATTACCAAAGTCAATTATACCGGTGACGTCGCGTTGATCATTTCGGGTGAGATTCCCCCAGGTACCCAAATTGCCCCCACCCCAACCGGTTTTCAAGACCGCGGCCTGTTGCAGGTCAGAACCAGTGCTGATACCCCGGTGGGAGAATATCAACTATTCCTCAATGGACTGGCCGATGGTGTTGGTATCCAGTCCATTCCTTTCCGCTTGATTGTCGAAGCCCCTTCTGGCGTGCCACGACCTTAA
- a CDS encoding fatty acid desaturase — translation MSSVAATVSVRPRLNWVNITVFSLVHLAAFAAFFVRPTWTSLALFVAFYLLTGFGITIGFHRLLAHRGFECSKFLLRLWAFLGTAALQGGPVWWVGLHRKHHAASDRDEDPHSPKDSFFHGHMGWMLVRSSLSRHRILARDLASDRFINWLDRGTGGFSPLLPWVLTMIICFAVDGWAGVIWGGVLRTIWVWHATWCVNSVCHRWGSRPHDTRENSGNVWWVGLWALGEGWHNNHHFHPKAAIHNFHWWEIDPSAYLIWGMEKIGLIRKVVQSNKA, via the coding sequence ATGAGTTCAGTTGCTGCTACTGTTTCCGTCCGTCCCCGCTTAAATTGGGTCAATATTACGGTTTTTTCTTTGGTTCATCTGGCTGCATTCGCGGCATTTTTTGTGCGTCCAACCTGGACTTCACTGGCACTTTTCGTGGCTTTTTATTTATTGACCGGGTTTGGGATTACCATTGGGTTTCATCGCCTGCTGGCCCATCGTGGGTTTGAATGCTCCAAGTTTCTGCTTCGTCTGTGGGCGTTTCTTGGCACGGCAGCTTTGCAAGGGGGTCCAGTCTGGTGGGTCGGATTACACCGAAAGCACCATGCCGCAAGTGACCGTGATGAAGATCCACATTCACCCAAGGATAGCTTCTTCCATGGCCATATGGGCTGGATGCTGGTGCGTTCCTCACTGTCCCGCCATCGGATACTGGCTCGGGATCTGGCCTCTGACCGGTTTATTAACTGGCTTGACCGTGGCACCGGTGGTTTTAGCCCACTTCTCCCGTGGGTGCTCACCATGATCATCTGTTTTGCCGTTGATGGCTGGGCTGGTGTGATTTGGGGCGGTGTGCTGCGCACCATTTGGGTCTGGCACGCGACCTGGTGCGTCAACAGCGTTTGCCATCGCTGGGGGAGTCGGCCACACGACACCCGTGAAAATAGCGGAAATGTCTGGTGGGTTGGGTTATGGGCCCTCGGTGAAGGCTGGCACAACAACCACCATTTTCACCCGAAAGCGGCCATTCATAACTTCCACTGGTGGGAGATTGACCCTTCCGCCTATTTGATTTGGGGCATGGAAAAAATTGGATTGATTCGAAAAGTTGTGCAATCCAATAAAGCCTGA
- a CDS encoding M20/M25/M40 family metallo-hydrolase, translated as MSFSLFRMPSFAFQSTEVTNHLRDLMQEPAVKRAFQYLDETADQATRELITVNEIPAPPFKEHQRATYVLNRFREFGLVHAHIDEEGNVLGVFPGVNDPDGTGPFLALAAHVDSVFPEGTDVTVHERDGRLYAPGIGDNASGLTGVLTLARCFTQAPLKTKQSILFVGTVGEEGPGNLRGVRYLFQENPYGKQITEFIAYDGPGIERITHQALGSRRYEVKFEGPGGHSWGDYGIVNPVHALGKFIHYMTSYHPPTIPRTTYSVSVVEGGTSVNTIPRSARCEVDLRSVSEGELDHLEQHLREAVKQAWEEEERSAALSRTRLKLTVTPMGNRPSGETPTTARLVRLAQAATMICGCRPLLDCSSTDSNLPISLSIPAITIGAGGRCNGCHTLDEWYEPTERELSLQRGILLLLGLVGLADKTSG; from the coding sequence ATGTCATTTTCACTCTTCCGCATGCCGTCATTTGCCTTTCAATCAACTGAAGTGACCAACCACTTGCGTGACTTAATGCAGGAGCCTGCCGTCAAACGGGCTTTTCAGTACCTTGATGAAACAGCCGATCAGGCAACACGCGAACTCATTACGGTGAATGAAATTCCGGCCCCGCCATTTAAAGAGCATCAACGGGCAACCTATGTGCTGAACCGGTTTCGTGAATTTGGGCTCGTTCATGCCCATATTGATGAAGAAGGAAACGTACTGGGCGTTTTTCCGGGGGTAAATGATCCCGATGGAACCGGACCATTTCTGGCACTGGCCGCCCATGTGGACAGTGTGTTCCCGGAAGGAACGGATGTGACGGTCCATGAGCGGGATGGCCGACTGTACGCACCTGGTATTGGTGACAATGCCAGCGGCCTGACTGGCGTACTGACCCTGGCCCGATGTTTCACCCAGGCCCCTTTGAAAACTAAACAGTCAATTTTGTTTGTCGGTACGGTTGGTGAAGAAGGTCCAGGAAATTTACGGGGTGTCAGATACCTGTTTCAGGAAAACCCCTATGGCAAACAAATCACTGAATTTATTGCCTATGACGGGCCGGGAATCGAGCGCATTACCCATCAGGCACTTGGCTCACGGCGCTATGAAGTCAAATTTGAAGGTCCCGGTGGTCATTCGTGGGGCGATTACGGGATTGTGAACCCGGTCCATGCCCTTGGAAAATTCATTCATTACATGACGAGTTATCATCCACCCACGATTCCGCGAACAACCTACAGCGTCAGTGTGGTCGAAGGCGGCACCTCGGTGAACACCATCCCTCGGTCAGCCCGGTGCGAAGTTGATCTACGGTCAGTTTCCGAAGGTGAGCTGGATCATCTGGAACAGCATCTGCGTGAGGCAGTCAAACAAGCCTGGGAAGAAGAAGAGCGGTCGGCAGCCCTTAGCCGAACCCGGCTCAAGTTGACCGTGACCCCAATGGGGAATCGGCCTTCAGGAGAAACACCAACCACCGCCCGACTGGTCCGGCTGGCTCAGGCGGCGACCATGATTTGCGGCTGTCGTCCGTTGCTGGATTGTTCTTCGACGGATTCAAATTTGCCGATCTCGCTTTCAATCCCCGCAATTACAATTGGAGCAGGAGGACGCTGCAACGGATGTCATACACTCGATGAGTGGTATGAACCTACCGAACGCGAACTCAGCCTTCAACGCGGTATCCTGTTGTTGCTTGGACTGGTTGGGTTAGCCGATAAAACCTCGGGCTGA
- a CDS encoding LOG family protein yields MSHPHRHQTAPMITVFGGARCSPETLEYNQALQLGRSLAEAGYTVCTGGYAGVMEAISRGAHEVDGHVVGVTLSQLKGKPNPFLKETWPTDDFYARLQKLIQSSVAYMALRGGMGTVTEISLVWNKLYTGVIPPRPLILIGDCWPPIVEAFKQNLVVSEADVNLVQCVATVEQAMDILDQWSFKEE; encoded by the coding sequence ATGAGCCATCCACATCGCCACCAAACCGCTCCGATGATCACTGTTTTTGGCGGGGCTCGCTGTTCGCCGGAAACACTCGAATATAACCAGGCGCTCCAGCTAGGCCGGAGTCTGGCTGAAGCTGGGTATACAGTCTGCACTGGCGGATATGCCGGGGTGATGGAAGCCATCAGCCGGGGCGCTCACGAAGTGGACGGGCATGTGGTCGGTGTTACGCTGAGCCAGTTGAAAGGCAAGCCCAACCCTTTTCTCAAAGAAACCTGGCCAACTGATGATTTTTATGCCCGGCTGCAAAAATTGATTCAGTCATCAGTCGCCTATATGGCGCTCCGTGGCGGGATGGGAACGGTAACTGAAATTTCTCTGGTCTGGAACAAACTGTATACTGGGGTTATTCCTCCACGCCCTCTGATCCTGATTGGTGACTGCTGGCCCCCAATTGTTGAAGCCTTCAAACAAAACCTGGTTGTTTCAGAAGCTGACGTCAACCTTGTGCAATGCGTCGCCACAGTTGAACAGGCCATGGATATCCTTGACCAATGGAGCTTTAAGGAAGAATGA
- the pheA gene encoding chorismate mutase: MDLQHWREQIDAIDDELVKLINQRAVFVAEIARLKQMAHLPVHIPEREAQIHARIRTTNPGPLKPDALQRIFECIICESRQLEHQILEEADSAAPHR, from the coding sequence ATGGATCTTCAACATTGGCGAGAACAGATTGATGCAATAGATGATGAACTGGTCAAACTGATCAACCAGCGCGCGGTGTTTGTCGCCGAAATTGCCCGGTTGAAGCAGATGGCCCACCTTCCGGTTCATATTCCAGAACGAGAAGCACAAATCCATGCGCGGATTCGGACGACCAACCCTGGACCGCTCAAACCCGACGCCTTGCAACGCATTTTTGAATGTATTATTTGTGAGTCCCGTCAACTTGAACATCAAATACTGGAAGAAGCTGACTCAGCCGCTCCTCATCGCTAA